The Alphaproteobacteria bacterium genome includes a region encoding these proteins:
- a CDS encoding mechanosensitive ion channel produces the protein MNLEQFEPYAWPIGYSVLILVGSVITLLLARKLKVDFISRFYTKRMARRQAKRLDGYFKLLGYVLGFAVGVGALTGFAKIWWPRFFSTLWESILPFVGGVGKYAGLIAFFIVAWELAYYFIYKAIYYRHERHPQRAETLFPFAVNACTLALFLIGLFMVMREAGVDVMPLLTGAGIAGLALGLGAQQSIRDIIAGFTIILEDLIQVGDVAKVGGCTGLVERLTLRKIQLRDLAGIVYTIPYSEVKVIENWTKDYSFYITDIGVDYGTDLDHAEQVIRETGAALRADETIGPNILEDIEILGVDQFADSAIIIKARFKTLPIKQWEVGRAFNKRLKAAFDKAGISIPFPQRTLHIAQADTALLAKAEGGAGRGA, from the coding sequence ATGAACCTGGAACAATTCGAACCTTATGCTTGGCCCATTGGCTATTCCGTTCTGATCCTTGTCGGATCGGTCATCACCTTGCTGCTGGCCCGCAAGCTCAAGGTCGATTTTATCAGCAGGTTCTACACCAAGCGCATGGCGCGGCGGCAGGCGAAACGGCTTGACGGCTATTTTAAGTTGCTCGGCTATGTTCTCGGCTTCGCGGTTGGCGTCGGCGCGCTTACAGGTTTTGCAAAAATATGGTGGCCGAGGTTTTTTTCCACATTATGGGAAAGCATTCTGCCTTTCGTCGGCGGGGTCGGCAAATATGCCGGGCTGATCGCGTTTTTTATCGTTGCGTGGGAACTCGCCTACTACTTTATCTATAAAGCGATCTATTACCGCCACGAACGTCATCCGCAGCGCGCCGAAACGCTGTTTCCCTTCGCGGTCAACGCCTGCACGCTCGCGCTGTTCCTGATAGGCCTGTTCATGGTGATGCGCGAAGCGGGGGTCGATGTCATGCCGCTGCTGACCGGCGCCGGTATCGCCGGCCTCGCGCTCGGTCTCGGTGCCCAGCAATCGATCCGCGATATCATCGCAGGGTTCACCATCATCCTCGAAGACCTGATCCAGGTTGGCGATGTCGCCAAGGTCGGCGGCTGCACCGGGCTGGTTGAGCGGTTGACGCTGCGCAAGATCCAGCTGCGCGACCTTGCGGGGATCGTTTACACCATACCCTATAGCGAAGTGAAGGTGATTGAAAACTGGACCAAGGATTACAGTTTTTACATCACCGACATAGGCGTCGATTACGGCACCGATCTCGATCATGCCGAACAGGTGATCCGCGAAACCGGCGCGGCGCTGCGCGCTGACGAAACCATCGGCCCCAACATCCTTGAGGATATCGAAATCCTCGGTGTCGATCAGTTTGCCGACAGCGCCATCATCATCAAGGCGCGCTTCAAGACGCTGCCGATCAAGCAATGGGAAGTCGGCCGCGCCTTTAACAAGCGGCTCAAGGCCGCGTTCGACAAAGCGGGAATTTCCATCCCCTTCCCGCAACGCACGCTGCATATTGCACAGGCCGATACGGCACTGCTGGCGAAGGCGGAAGGCGGCGCGGGCCGAGGCGCTTAA